The following are from one region of the Paenibacillus bovis genome:
- a CDS encoding MDR family MFS transporter: MAQRAVAQKSTLKTGWIVAGLLLGIFIASIDNTIVATAIATIVGDLGGFDQFVWVTSAYLVASLAGTPIFGKLSDMYGRRRFFIFGLVMFMIGSILCGTAHSIVELSIYRAIQGIGGGALVPIAFTIVFDTFPPEKRGKMTGLLGAVFGMSSLFGPLLGAYITEYFSWRWVFYINVPLGIVSLLLIVIFYKESLERSRQKIDWAGAGLLVGAVVSLMFALELGGGTYAWNSAVIIGLFSCFIVLAAAFVLVERRAAEPIISFPMFRKQLFAGSVAASFFYGAAFITVTLYIPIYVQGVTGGTAVNSGLTLMPMTIGSVIAAMMGGILVNKMPFRRIMLFSAVVFTFGMFLLSRLTADTPTWLLVTDLAITGFGIGFSFSVLGISGIQEFDFRQRGAANSTLSFVRSLGMSIGVTVFGLVQRSLLSGRINEQIGTGGSQPAGMDLSAIDPRALLSEEMQSRIPAAVLEMIRQALTVSVAGTFGWAIIPAIGALIAVALMGGSRAISSDSATAKPNMKKG, from the coding sequence ATGGCTCAAAGAGCGGTAGCTCAAAAAAGCACGTTAAAAACCGGCTGGATTGTAGCAGGACTGCTGCTGGGTATATTTATCGCTTCAATCGACAACACGATTGTAGCGACTGCCATCGCGACGATTGTTGGCGATCTGGGCGGGTTTGATCAGTTTGTCTGGGTGACTTCTGCTTATCTGGTGGCTTCGCTGGCAGGAACACCGATTTTCGGTAAATTATCCGATATGTATGGACGGCGACGATTTTTTATTTTTGGACTGGTAATGTTTATGATCGGTTCGATCTTGTGCGGAACTGCGCATTCGATTGTAGAGCTCAGTATTTACCGGGCGATCCAGGGAATTGGAGGCGGCGCGCTGGTACCGATTGCGTTTACAATCGTGTTTGATACGTTTCCACCGGAAAAACGGGGCAAAATGACAGGTCTACTGGGAGCGGTATTTGGAATGTCCAGTTTGTTTGGGCCCCTGCTGGGCGCTTATATTACCGAGTATTTCAGCTGGCGGTGGGTATTCTATATCAATGTACCATTAGGCATTGTATCCTTGCTGCTGATCGTTATCTTTTACAAGGAATCCCTGGAACGTTCGCGGCAAAAGATTGACTGGGCAGGTGCCGGTCTGCTCGTTGGTGCGGTTGTATCCCTGATGTTTGCGCTGGAGCTGGGCGGGGGCACGTATGCGTGGAATTCGGCAGTGATTATCGGTTTGTTCAGCTGTTTTATTGTGCTGGCAGCTGCTTTTGTACTGGTGGAGCGCCGTGCGGCAGAGCCGATTATTTCGTTCCCGATGTTCCGCAAGCAGCTGTTTGCAGGCAGTGTAGCGGCATCGTTCTTTTATGGAGCCGCCTTTATTACGGTTACATTATATATTCCTATTTATGTACAGGGAGTTACCGGAGGCACAGCAGTGAACTCCGGTCTGACGCTGATGCCGATGACGATTGGCTCGGTGATTGCTGCGATGATGGGTGGTATTCTGGTTAATAAAATGCCGTTTCGCCGAATTATGCTGTTCTCGGCGGTTGTATTTACCTTTGGCATGTTCCTGCTCAGTCGTCTGACAGCAGATACTCCTACCTGGCTGCTGGTAACCGATCTGGCGATCACCGGGTTTGGTATCGGATTCTCCTTTTCCGTGCTGGGGATTAGCGGAATTCAGGAATTTGATTTCCGGCAGCGCGGTGCAGCCAATTCCACGCTTTCCTTTGTCCGTTCGCTGGGCATGTCGATTGGCGTGACTGTATTCGGATTGGTACAGCGCAGTCTGCTCAGCGGCAGAATCAACGAGCAGATAGGCACAGGCGGATCGCAGCCGGCCGGCATGGATCTTTCGGCTATTGATCCGAGAGCCCTTTTATCGGAAGAAATGCAGTCGCGGATACCGGCAGCTGTTCTGGAAATGATCCGTCAGGCATTGACGGTATCGGTCGCCGGTACATTTGGCTGGGCGATTATCCCGGCGATCGGTGCGTTGATTGCCGTGGCACTGATGGGTGGCAGCCGGGCGATATCTTCCGATTCAGCCACTGCCAAACCGAATATGAAAAAGGGCTGA
- a CDS encoding membrane lipoprotein lipid attachment site-containing protein has protein sequence MRKIFVFLILVVLLTGCGANNREKAIGHLLSSQKKSEEISIIVFSKKSLEESFIRDLQTNVDYINNHIRIEDPIVNVSLINIKDDQTYNYEKIFGLQRDPQIILFQNNDVLLEPDKPEDIRQYFEKQK, from the coding sequence ATGCGTAAAATTTTCGTTTTTTTAATACTTGTTGTATTACTTACAGGTTGCGGTGCAAATAACCGTGAAAAAGCTATCGGGCATTTACTAAGTAGCCAAAAGAAGAGTGAAGAGATTTCAATAATTGTTTTCAGCAAGAAGTCTCTAGAAGAATCATTTATTAGGGATTTACAAACTAATGTCGACTACATTAATAATCATATCCGAATTGAGGATCCTATAGTAAATGTATCCTTGATCAATATAAAAGATGATCAGACTTATAATTACGAAAAAATCTTTGGCCTTCAGCGAGATCCACAGATTATTCTTTTCCAAAACAACGATGTGCTGTTGGAACCTGATAAGCCGGAAGACATACGTCAATATTTCGAAAAACAAAAATAG
- a CDS encoding UxaA family hydrolase produces MLEMIQINEQDNVVVALRDYRRGETIPAGERQIVLQEDVARGHKIAIETIEPDHNIIKYGYPIGHALQRIPAGSHVHTHNAKTNLTGVEEYRYEPRTFSIPYHLENRTFQGYRRANGEVGIRNELWIVPTVGCVNGIAEMILKQFQAELDELAPFENALVLKHSYGCSQLGDDHLHTQTILADAVRHPNAGGVLVLGLGCENNIMEDFKKAIGDYDESRVKFLVSQIVSDEVEAGVELLRQIYQSASQDRREEIPLSELRIGLKCGGSDGLSGITANPLLGKLSDYMAAQGGTTVLTEVPEMFGAEKILMERAADEQVFGKIVHLINDFKQYFLDYKQPVYENPSPGNKAGGITTLEDKSLGCTQKSGMSTVQDVLQYGERLQKRGLNLLSAPGNDLVASSALGAAGCQLVIFTTGRGTPFGSFVPTMKVSTNSPLYANKPHWIDYNAGVLVEETTMEDCLADFIDYIIEVASGRWVNNEKNNFREIAIFKNGVTL; encoded by the coding sequence GTGCTTGAGATGATACAGATTAATGAACAGGATAATGTGGTGGTGGCTCTGCGCGATTACCGTCGTGGCGAGACCATTCCGGCAGGGGAGCGTCAGATTGTCCTGCAGGAAGATGTAGCCCGCGGACACAAAATTGCAATCGAGACGATCGAACCCGATCACAATATTATTAAATACGGTTATCCGATCGGTCATGCTCTGCAGCGCATTCCGGCAGGCAGCCATGTGCATACACATAATGCTAAAACCAACCTGACCGGTGTGGAGGAATATCGGTATGAACCGCGTACGTTTTCGATTCCCTATCATTTGGAAAATCGTACTTTTCAGGGCTACCGCCGGGCGAATGGAGAAGTGGGCATCCGTAATGAGCTGTGGATTGTGCCGACAGTAGGCTGTGTTAATGGGATTGCCGAGATGATCCTCAAACAGTTCCAGGCAGAACTGGACGAGCTGGCTCCTTTTGAAAATGCGCTTGTACTCAAGCACAGCTACGGCTGTTCCCAGCTGGGTGACGATCATCTGCATACCCAGACCATTCTGGCCGATGCAGTCAGACATCCGAATGCCGGCGGCGTACTTGTACTCGGTCTGGGCTGCGAGAATAATATAATGGAAGACTTCAAAAAGGCGATTGGTGATTATGATGAGTCGAGAGTCAAGTTTCTTGTCTCCCAGATCGTATCGGATGAAGTAGAAGCAGGTGTGGAGCTGCTTCGGCAAATTTATCAGAGTGCTTCGCAAGACAGACGTGAAGAGATTCCACTGTCCGAACTCCGAATCGGTCTGAAATGCGGCGGCTCCGATGGATTATCCGGTATTACCGCGAATCCGCTACTCGGCAAACTGTCGGATTATATGGCAGCCCAGGGCGGAACAACGGTACTGACCGAAGTGCCCGAAATGTTCGGCGCCGAGAAGATTCTGATGGAGCGTGCAGCCGATGAACAGGTATTCGGCAAAATCGTGCATCTGATTAATGACTTCAAACAGTACTTTCTCGATTACAAACAACCTGTATATGAGAATCCATCGCCAGGCAACAAAGCCGGCGGAATCACTACGCTGGAAGACAAGTCGCTCGGCTGTACACAGAAATCCGGTATGTCTACTGTACAGGATGTGCTGCAGTACGGAGAACGGCTGCAAAAGCGCGGGCTCAATCTGCTCAGTGCGCCGGGGAATGATCTGGTCGCTTCCTCGGCACTCGGAGCTGCGGGATGCCAGCTGGTGATTTTCACGACAGGCAGAGGCACACCATTTGGTTCGTTTGTGCCTACGATGAAGGTGTCCACCAATTCGCCGCTGTACGCCAACAAGCCGCACTGGATTGATTACAATGCAGGGGTGCTGGTAGAAGAGACGACAATGGAAGACTGTCTGGCTGATTTTATCGATTACATTATCGAGGTAGCCAGCGGACGCTGGGTAAATAACGAGAAGAATAACTTCCGCGAGATTGCCATTTTCAAAAATGGGGTTACTTTGTAG
- a CDS encoding tagaturonate reductase translates to MQRLNRNNHPAERYPEKVLQFGEGNFLRAFADWQIDQMNRKADFNGGVVIVQPLANGMAEQLNEQDGLYTVYLEGIQNGQALQEHQVMECVTRGIDPYARYEVYEELAYQPELRFIVSNTTEAGIAFQPEDRLEDRPQRSYPGKLTALLYRRYLHFGGDRSKGFIIIPCELIDRNGEVLKDIVLQYSKLWGLESEFVSWLEEANTFCCSLVDRIVPGYPKQRMPHITAELGYEDSFVVVGEPFHLWVIEGPAWIAQEFPAEAAGLQVKVVEDMAPYRTRKVRILNGAHTALTPVAYLYGLETVGQAVEDELVGSFVRELIDEEIIPTLDLPAEELTAFAAAVLERFRNPYVEHYVMSIALNSISKFKTRDLPTLTAFVEEQGRLPERLTFSLAALIAFYRGEREGEPIQLADNSAVLDYFRQIWSQYQDTAEDMKQLVSSVFGQTSFWGMNLNEIPGLTEQTSRYLYQIRTEGIRQALRELMTHGTLAV, encoded by the coding sequence ATGCAACGACTGAATCGGAATAATCATCCGGCAGAGCGATATCCGGAGAAAGTACTGCAATTTGGAGAAGGCAACTTTTTACGGGCTTTTGCAGACTGGCAGATTGATCAGATGAACCGCAAAGCGGATTTTAACGGAGGCGTAGTCATTGTACAGCCGCTGGCAAATGGAATGGCAGAGCAGCTGAATGAGCAGGATGGGCTGTATACCGTTTATCTGGAAGGCATACAAAATGGACAGGCGCTGCAGGAGCATCAGGTGATGGAATGTGTCACACGGGGCATTGATCCGTATGCCCGTTATGAAGTGTACGAAGAGCTGGCGTATCAACCGGAACTGCGTTTTATCGTCTCCAACACGACGGAGGCTGGTATCGCTTTTCAGCCGGAAGATCGACTGGAAGATCGTCCGCAGAGAAGCTATCCCGGCAAGCTGACTGCGCTGCTATATCGCCGTTATCTTCATTTCGGTGGGGATCGTTCCAAAGGGTTCATCATCATACCGTGTGAGCTGATTGATCGCAATGGTGAAGTACTAAAAGATATCGTGCTTCAGTACAGCAAGTTATGGGGACTGGAGAGCGAGTTCGTCAGCTGGCTGGAAGAAGCCAATACATTCTGCTGCAGTCTAGTAGACCGGATCGTACCGGGTTATCCCAAGCAGCGTATGCCGCACATTACCGCAGAACTCGGTTATGAGGATTCCTTTGTCGTAGTAGGTGAACCATTTCACTTGTGGGTAATCGAAGGACCTGCCTGGATTGCACAGGAATTCCCGGCTGAAGCGGCGGGACTGCAGGTGAAGGTCGTCGAAGATATGGCCCCTTATCGGACGCGCAAAGTGCGTATTCTGAACGGCGCACACACAGCGCTTACGCCGGTAGCGTATCTGTATGGGCTGGAGACGGTAGGACAGGCTGTAGAGGATGAACTGGTAGGCAGCTTTGTCCGTGAGCTGATTGATGAAGAGATTATTCCGACACTGGATCTGCCTGCCGAAGAACTGACTGCTTTTGCTGCAGCGGTGCTGGAACGATTCCGCAATCCGTATGTAGAGCATTATGTAATGAGCATCGCCCTGAATTCTATTTCCAAATTCAAAACACGGGATCTGCCTACACTGACTGCTTTTGTAGAGGAACAGGGTAGACTGCCGGAAAGACTGACCTTCTCCCTGGCAGCCCTGATCGCCTTTTACCGTGGAGAACGTGAAGGTGAGCCGATTCAACTGGCAGATAACAGTGCTGTTCTGGATTACTTCCGCCAGATCTGGTCACAATATCAGGATACCGCAGAAGATATGAAGCAGCTGGTAAGCAGTGTATTCGGACAGACTTCCTTTTGGGGGATGAATCTGAACGAAATACCGGGGCTGACCGAGCAGACCAGTCGCTATCTGTACCAGATCCGGACAGAAGGTATCCGCCAGGCGCTGCGTGAGCTGATGACCCATGGCACATTGGCCGTCTAA
- a CDS encoding LacI family DNA-binding transcriptional regulator — MAATIKDIARLANVSHTTVSRALNNSPLIKEVTKRKIMEIAREVNYIPNYNAKSLVLQRSHTIGLFFTSISTGTSSSFFAATIRGVNSVVGIGYNLFVRGIDDYEDFSTIHRKRFDGIILMSQSDADNEFIEHVLEQNIPLVVLNRLIPGGDFVNIVSNDREGSREAGRYLIEQGHERIAIIEGIKGFKSTEQRRAGFLEAIEQSGKTVPQEYRIAGDYTTESGHQAMRQLLQLPTPPTAVFCSNDDMAIGAMNAAYALGYNVPEDVSVIGFDDINFARYTNPALTTVKRPIEQISAHGAEKIMERIEEDANREELIFLETQLIERQSAAVRSGS; from the coding sequence ATGGCGGCTACGATCAAGGACATTGCCAGACTCGCCAATGTCTCTCATACAACAGTATCTCGTGCACTCAATAACAGCCCGCTGATCAAGGAAGTAACCAAGCGCAAAATTATGGAAATCGCGCGTGAAGTGAACTATATTCCCAACTACAATGCCAAAAGTCTCGTACTGCAGCGTTCCCATACGATTGGACTGTTTTTTACAAGTATTTCAACCGGTACAAGCAGCAGCTTTTTTGCAGCGACGATCCGGGGAGTGAACTCGGTGGTCGGCATCGGCTACAATTTGTTCGTACGCGGGATCGATGATTACGAGGATTTCTCTACGATTCACCGTAAGCGGTTCGATGGCATTATTTTGATGAGTCAGAGTGACGCGGACAACGAGTTTATCGAGCATGTGCTGGAGCAGAATATTCCGCTGGTTGTGCTGAATCGGCTGATTCCGGGAGGAGACTTTGTCAATATCGTCTCCAATGACCGGGAAGGTTCCCGTGAAGCCGGACGATATCTGATCGAGCAGGGTCATGAGCGGATCGCTATTATTGAAGGTATCAAAGGATTCAAGTCCACCGAGCAGCGCCGGGCAGGATTCCTCGAAGCCATCGAACAGAGCGGCAAAACGGTTCCGCAGGAGTACCGGATCGCCGGCGATTATACGACCGAGAGTGGTCACCAGGCGATGCGTCAGCTATTGCAGCTGCCGACACCGCCAACAGCCGTATTCTGTTCCAATGATGATATGGCTATCGGAGCGATGAATGCTGCCTATGCACTGGGGTACAACGTGCCGGAAGATGTGTCGGTTATCGGATTCGATGATATCAATTTTGCCCGTTATACGAATCCGGCACTGACTACCGTCAAGCGGCCGATTGAACAGATCAGCGCACATGGCGCCGAGAAAATCATGGAACGGATCGAAGAAGATGCCAACCGGGAAGAATTGATATTTCTGGAGACTCAGCTGATCGAGCGGCAGTCCGCGGCCGTTCGATCCGGCAGCTAA
- a CDS encoding MFS transporter, whose translation MGATALKPVHVEEQAATTKISLKEKISYGMGDFGNGFMFDLGQLYLLKFFTDVAGIPAIAAGGIFAASKLFAAFCDPIVGSSIDYRKNIGPRGKFRPYLIMGSIALAILTILTFISPNLSTSGKLIYAYASYMIWGIGYSFVNIPYGSLGAAITQDTVERASLSSFRQAGSLGALFVTSVIVMPIIVHFANPKVGYPVVMGIMSLIGVIAFFFCYKGTRERVVNQSPPREKLTPWLIIKTFISNKPLLVLVLMTVFTISAYNIKSAMLVYFAQYNLGNVELMAYMNFIIIGSSFIGVLFLPKLVKKFGKRNTAMIGLGVSVIADTINFLAPSNVVLFTILASIAFIGISIPNGITWAFVSDIIDYGEWESGERKDGITYSLFNFSRKLAQSLAGTLSGIGLGLVGYIPNVAQSAGTLLGIKGLLCLYPAIALAIAMLIIGFMYKLTDSKHEEIVAELKLRNQQ comes from the coding sequence ATGGGAGCAACAGCATTAAAGCCTGTACATGTCGAGGAACAGGCAGCGACAACGAAGATCAGCCTCAAGGAAAAAATATCCTATGGCATGGGCGACTTTGGAAACGGATTCATGTTCGACCTGGGGCAGCTGTATTTGTTGAAATTCTTCACAGACGTTGCTGGCATACCGGCGATTGCAGCCGGTGGTATCTTTGCAGCGAGCAAACTGTTTGCGGCATTCTGTGACCCGATTGTCGGCTCCAGTATTGATTATCGCAAAAATATCGGACCTCGCGGCAAATTCAGACCTTATCTGATTATGGGCAGTATCGCGCTGGCGATTCTGACGATCCTGACCTTTATTTCGCCTAATCTGTCGACCTCTGGCAAGCTGATCTATGCGTATGCTTCCTATATGATCTGGGGCATCGGCTATTCCTTTGTCAATATTCCTTATGGTTCACTCGGAGCAGCGATTACGCAGGATACAGTGGAACGAGCCTCGCTGTCTTCTTTCCGACAGGCCGGTTCGCTGGGAGCATTGTTCGTAACGAGTGTTATCGTTATGCCGATTATCGTGCATTTTGCCAATCCCAAAGTCGGCTATCCTGTCGTCATGGGGATTATGTCGCTGATTGGGGTAATCGCTTTCTTCTTCTGTTATAAAGGAACCCGTGAACGGGTGGTCAATCAGTCACCACCGAGAGAAAAATTAACGCCTTGGCTGATCATCAAAACATTTATCAGCAACAAACCGCTGCTGGTACTGGTACTGATGACCGTATTTACCATTTCGGCTTACAATATCAAGTCGGCGATGCTGGTGTACTTTGCCCAGTATAATCTGGGTAACGTGGAATTGATGGCATACATGAACTTTATTATTATCGGTTCTTCCTTTATCGGGGTGCTGTTCCTGCCCAAGCTGGTCAAAAAGTTCGGTAAACGCAATACTGCAATGATCGGTCTTGGAGTGAGCGTAATTGCGGATACGATCAACTTTCTGGCACCATCCAATGTAGTTCTGTTCACGATTCTTGCGAGTATTGCTTTTATCGGGATCAGTATTCCGAACGGGATCACCTGGGCATTTGTATCGGATATTATCGATTACGGGGAGTGGGAATCCGGTGAGCGCAAAGACGGTATTACCTACTCGCTGTTCAACTTCTCCCGCAAACTGGCCCAATCGCTGGCAGGTACTTTGTCCGGTATCGGACTCGGACTGGTTGGTTATATTCCGAATGTCGCACAAAGCGCAGGTACGCTGCTCGGGATCAAAGGTCTGCTCTGTCTGTATCCGGCGATCGCACTCGCTATTGCCATGCTGATTATCGGATTCATGTACAAACTTACCGACAGCAAGCACGAAGAGATCGTTGCCGAGCTGAAGCTGCGCAATCAGCAGTAG